The Naumovozyma dairenensis CBS 421 chromosome 1, complete genome genome includes a region encoding these proteins:
- the RSM24 gene encoding mitochondrial 37S ribosomal protein mS35 (similar to Saccharomyces cerevisiae RSM24 (YDR175C); ancestral locus Anc_8.373): MFQQYPQRQLFIRGIRPIYSHYSSQLTTSRNNHIILSRSLTTSTDDSTLYLNPAKWINLPPKRILQLYKERVGRLAHNYKPCKEELNALLTTSEFTETPKREIERIYHETNLPESKKDTTASSLTKSDWKYAFRPYAFDELPSASLDLVEQYREQRFYNRLTAFELPLLVKYRQPYKRPDLTKNPIIYKYTSYIGEENHPHSRKVVLSCKCKELPLNEKQLHKFKLLAKTRYDHITDIFKMSTDRFSEATQNSRYLHDIFQRLLNESKDLSKDDFSDVPLDTRHTIAKNLRKKRRHAYKFPKEWERPQDAPPKMIPLMKELQKELNGQQSERND; this comes from the coding sequence ATGTTCCAGCAGTACCCACAAAGACAACTCTTTATAAGGGGAATAAGGCCGATATATTCTCATTATTCTTCTCAATTGACAACGAGTCGAAATAATCACATAATATTGTCCCGATCCTTGACAACGTCAACTGATGATTCCACCCTGTATCTGAATCCTGCTAAATGGATAAATTTACCACCAAAACGGATCTTacaattatataaagaacGTGTCGGGCGCCTGGCACATAATTATAAGCCATgtaaagaagaattgaacGCATTATTAACCACTTCAGAATTCACAGAGACACCTAAAAGGGAAATAGAGCGCATATATCATGAGACCAACCTCCCGGAATCGAAAAAGGATACCAcagcatcatcattaacCAAATCTGATTGGAAATATGCATTTAGACCCTATGCGTTTGATGAACTACCATCAGCATCACTTGATCTAGTGGAACAATATCGTGAACAAAGATTTTATAATAGATTGACTGCTTTCgaattaccattattagtTAAATATAGACAACCGTATAAAAGACCTGACCTTACTAAGAATCcaattatttataaatatacttCATACATTGGTGAAGAAAATCATCCACATTCAAGGAAAGTTGTATTAAGTTGTAAATGTAAGGAGTTGCCATTGAATGAGAAGCAATTacataaattcaaattgttGGCAAAGACAAGGTATGATCATATTAcagatattttcaaaatgtcTACAGATAGATTTTCCGAGGCAACACAAAATTCTAGATATTTACATgatatctttcaaagattattgaatgaatcaAAAGATTTATCAAAGGATGATTTTAGTGATGTTCCTTTGGATACGAGACATACTATTGCGAAGAATTTaaggaagaagagaagaCATGCTTATAAGTTTCCTAAAGAATGGGAACGTCCGCAAGATGCTCCTCCTAAAATGATACcattaatgaaagaattacaaaaggaGTTAAATGGACAGCAAAGCGAAAGGAACGATTAA
- the HMO1 gene encoding Hmo1p (similar to Saccharomyces cerevisiae HMO1 (YDR174W); ancestral locus Anc_8.372), translating to MSNDPSVKLKSAKDSLVASLFELSKSANQTASSIVDFYNAIGDDEEEKIDAFTTLTESLQTLTSAANQLHGISSELVNPMDDDKDVEGTTNGTGGDSSGVLVKTAAKKKVERDPNAPKKPLTVFFAYSAYVRQELRDERQRNGLPPLSSTEITQEISKKWKELNDTEKEKWKQAYTVELEHYQKEKQKYLEAKKNGTFTVSDGPNNAPVAIPDNLQEDQYPAHHNLENKRHHEEDGTSTISGEKKKKKKKKDKKKDKSSNTSNL from the coding sequence ATGAGTAACGATCCTTCAGTTAAATTAAAGTCAGCTAAGGATTCCCTAGTGGCTTCGCTATTTGAATTATCCAAATCAGCTAATCAAACTGCTTCATCCATCGTTGACTTCTACAATGCTATcggtgatgatgaagaggaaaaGATAGATGCCTTCACAACGTTGACTGAATCTTTACAAACTTTGACCTCTGCTGCTAATCAACTACATGGTATAAGTTCTGAATTAGTCAATCCAATGGATGACGATAAAGACGTCGAAGGAACAACTAACGGTACTGGTGGTGATTCCTCTGGTGTGTTAGTGAAAACTGCTGCTAAGAAGAAAGTGGAACGTGATCCAAATGCTCCAAAAAAGCCTTTAACTGTGTTCTTTGCTTATTCTGCATATGTTCGTCAAGAATTACGTGATGAAAGACAAAGAAATGGATTGCCTCCATTATCTTCTACTGAAATTACTCaagaaatttccaaaaaatggaaagaattgaatgatactgaaaaggaaaaatggAAACAGGCTTATACGGTTGAATTGGAACATTATCAAAAggagaaacaaaaatatttggaagCTAAGAAGAATGGCACATTTACAGTGTCTGATGGTCCAAATAATGCTCCTGTTGCTATTCCTGATAATTTACAAGAGGATCAATATCCCGCTCATcataatttggaaaataagAGGCATcatgaagaagatggtaCCTCTACCATTTCTGGcgagaagaagaaaaagaagaagaagaaggataAGAAGAAAGACAAATCTAGTAACACTAGTAACTTATAA